ATGGACACCTTTCGGACGGTGCCCGCCGAGGTCGAACTCCGGCGGACGAGAACTGGCTGCGCGGTAACGTAGCACAGCGAACTGTGAGTTACCGCACACTCTAACTCCGAAAGGTAACTCCGGGGTACAGGTGGTGGATCCTGAGGTCCGCGCCCCCCATCGACGCCCGCCTAGGCTGGAGCCATGGGCATCGGAAACACGGGACGTCGGGTCAATGCCGCGGTGGGCTCCATGGCCGGACGGGTGGACGGCCACACCCTGGAGGTCGCGAACCATGCCGCCCGGGTCCTGACGCTCGCGGTCCGCGTGCTGCGCTGGCCGACGCTGGTCGTCCTCGTGCTGGCGTGGCCGTTCATCGCCGGGCTGGCCGTCATCTCCGTGGCCGCCGACGACACGTGGCTGAAGGTGGTCGCCGGCGTGCTGGCCGTCCTGGGTGGCGCGATCTCGGCGGCATTCGGCTTCCGGCGCAACCGGATCCTCACGGCCGTGCAGGACGAGGAGGAGTTCGCGACCGAGCTGGGCATCGCCGTGGCCCTGAGCGACGACGTCGGAGAGGCGCGGCTGGCGCTGGGCCAGCTGGCCGGCACCGGTGGCGGCGCCCGGGTGTTCTCGCGGCTCAAGGGGCTCTGGCGCGGGCTGGGCGTCGGTCCGGGCGTCCTGCAGGGAGCGAACGACCTGCCCCGCGCACGCTGGTTCTTCCCGCCGAAGATCGGCACCACGATCACGCTGTTCTTCCTGGCGCTGTGGGTCGTCCCCGTCTCGTTCGTGAGCTGCCTGCTGCTGGCGATCGCCCTCGCCGCCCGCTAGTCAGGGCGTGCGGCGACGCAGCGTCAGTGACGCGAGCGCCACGGACCCGATCGCGAAGGCGATGAGGACCAGCAGGTCCGTGACGCGCTCGCCGGAGGTCTCGCCGGCGGCCAGCGAGGTGAAGGCGTCGGTCGCGTAGGTCAGCGGCATGACGACCGAGAGCCACCGCAGCACGTCGGGCATCTGGTCGACCGGCACGAGCAGCCCGCACACGAGGATCTGCGGGATGATCGCCAGCGGCATGAACTGGACCGCCTGGAACTCCGTGCGGGCGAATGCCGACGCGAGCAGGCCGAGCGCGGTGCCGACCACCGATCCGAGGATCGCGAAGACCAGGCCCTCCCAGGGCCGATCGAGCCCCAGATCCAGCGCCCACTGCCCGACGGCGAGGCTGATCGCCGACTGCACCAGGGCGACCAGGCTGAACGCCAGCGCGTAGCCGCCGATCAGCCCGCCGCGAGGCAGCGGCGTCGTCAGCAACCGCTCGAGCGTGCCGGACGTGCGCTCGCGCACCATCGTGACGCTCGTGATGAGGAACATCAGGATGAACGGGAAGAGTGCCAGCATCTGGGGACCGACCCGCGCGAACACCTCCGGCTGGTGGTCGAAGACGTACCGGAACAACAGCAGCAGGATCGTGGGCAGGAGCAGCAGCATCACGACGCTGCGGGGGTCGTGGCGCAGCTGCCACACCACGCGGAGAGCCGTGGCGAGGGCGCCGCTCACGGCTCGTCCGACGTCGCCAGGGCCAGGAAGGCCGACTCGATGTCCGTCGTCCCGGTCGCCGCTCGCAGGCCGTCGGGAGTGTCGTGGGCGATGATCCGGCCCTGCCGCATCAGCAGGACCTCGTCGCAGCGATCGGCCTCGTCCATCACGTGGCTGGAGACCAGCAGCGTGGCCCCGGCCTGCGCGAGCTCGGCGAACATCCGCCACAGGTCGCGGCGCAGCACGGGGTCGAGCCCGACCGTCGGCTCGTCGAGCAGGTACACGTCCGGCGACGGCAGCAGTGCCGCCGCCAGCGACACCCGGGCCCGCTGGCCGCCCGAGAGGTCGCGGGTCAGCTGGTGGCGGCGGTCGGCCAGGTCGACCGACTCGAGGACCTCATCGATGCGATCGGCGCCCACGTCGTGGATCGCGGCGAAGTAGGCCAGGTTCTGGGTCACGGTGAGGTCGTCGTACACCGAGCTGGCCTGGGTCACGTAGCCCACGCGACGCCGGTTGAGCGGCGACCCGCCGGCCCCGCCCAGCACGTCCACGGTGCCCGACCGCACGACCTGGACGCCCGCCAGTGAGCGGATGAGCGTGGACTTGCCGCAGCCGCTCGGCCCGAGCAGTCCGGTGATCCGACCGGCGGGAATCGTCAGATCCAAGCCGTCGAGCACCGTCCGGCCGCCACGCTGGACGACGAGTTCCCGGACCTCGACGGCGGCGTCGGTCATGGGTCGACCATCGCACCCCGGTCGCGGACCCGCAAGAGCCGGACGACGCCCCTCGGGACCGGTTCGGACGCCCCTCGGGACCGGTTCGGCGGGCCACTAGGCTGGGCGCGTGTCGCGCGACGTCGAACTCACCGTGGTCGAGGGCGGCAATGCTCTCTCGCCCTTCCGAGCCCGTGCCCTGCTGTCCCGTCTGCAGGAGGTGGCCCCCGGGCTGACCGGCGTCCGCGCCCGTCACGTCCACTGGATCGCCAGTGAGAGGCCGTTGGACGCGGCCGTCGTCGAGACCCTCTCGCGGCTGCTCGACTACGGCGACCCGGCCGAGGGCGGACCCGACGGCACCCTCGTCGTCGTGGGACCGCGTCTGGGCACGATCTCGCCGTGGTCCAGCAAGGCCACCGACATCGTGCACAACTGCGGCATCGACGTGCGCCGCGTCGAGCGGGTCACCGAGTACACCCTGACCGGCGCCGAGCCGACCGCCGAGCAGCTACGCGCCTGCGCGGACGTGCTGCACGACCGGATGACCGAGACCGCGCTGACCTCCCGCGAGGCGGCGGCGGATCTCTTCGACGAGCGCGAGGCCGAGCCGATGCAGCGCATCGACGTGCTCGGCGGCGGCCGCGCGGCGCTCGAGCAGGCGAACACCGAGTTCGGTCTGGCCCTGTCCGACGACGAGATCGACTACCTCGTCGAGTCCTTCGGCGACCTGCGCCGCAACCCCACCGACGTCGAGCTGATGATGTTCGCCCAGGCGAACTCCGAGCACTGCCGCCACAAGATCTTCAACGCGGACTTCGTCGTCGACGGCGAGCCCCAGGATCGCTCGCTGTTCGCGATGATCCGGCACACCGAGCAGGTGGCGGGCCACGGCACCGTCGTCGCCTACAAGGACAACGCCTCGATCATGCAGGGCGGCCCGGCCACGCGTTGGCTGCCCGAGTCCGCCGACCGGCCCAGCCGCTACACGGCGCGCGAGGACGAGGTCCACGTCCTGATGAAGGTCGAGACCCACAACCACCCGACCGCCATCTCGCCGTACCCCGGTGCCGCGACGGGCGCCGGCGGCGAGATCCGCGACGAGGGGGCGACGGGCCGCGGGTCGCAGCCCAAGGCGGGACTGACCGGCTTCGTCGTCTCCAACCTGCACCTGCCCGGCACGGACGAGCCGTGGGAGACCGAGCAGTACGGCCGGCCCGAGCACATCGCCAGCCCGCTCGACATCATGACCGAGGGCCCGATCGGCGCCGCCGCGTTCAACAACGAGTTCGGCCGGCCCGGACTGGGCGGCTTCTTCCGGGTCTATGAGCAGACCGTCGACGGTGTCCGCCGCGGCTATCACAAGCCGATCATGAGCGCGGGCGGTCTCGGGTCGATCAGCGCCGAGATGACCGAGAAGATCGCGTTCCCGAGCGGCACGCTGCTCGTGCAGCTGGGCGGTCCGGGCATGCGCATCGGCATGGGCGGCAGCGCGGCCTCGTCGAAGGCCGCCGGCGCCAATGCCGCCGAGCTGGACTTCGACTCGGTCCAGCGCGGCAACCCCGAGATCGAGCGCCGGGCGCAGGAGGTCATCAACCACTGCTGGTCCCTGGGTGAGGACAACCCCATCCTGTCGATCCACGACGTGGGCGCCGGTGGACTCTCGAACGCGTTCCCCGAGCTGGTCGACGACGCGGGCGTCGGCGCGACTTTCGACCTGGCGTCGGTGCCCGTCCTCGAGACCGGTCTGGCCCCGAAGGAGATCTGGTGCAACGAGAGCCAGGAGCGTTACGTCCTGGCGATCGCGCCCGAGTCCCTCGAGCGGTTCGCGGCCCTGGCCGAGCGTGAGCGCTGCCCCTTCGCGGTGGTCGGCGTGGCCCGCGACGACGCCCAGCTCGTGGTGACCGCCGCCGATCCGGCCGACGAGTCGCCCGTCGACATGCCGCTGGAGGTGCTGCTGGGCAAGCCGCCGAAGATGACGCGCGACGCCACCCGCGTCGAGCGCTCCACGGCGGAGCTCGATCTCGCGGGCATCGACGTGCGCGAGGCCGCCCACGCGGTCCTGCGGCACCCGTCGGTCGCCTCCAAGCGCTTCCTGGTCACGATCGCCGACCGCACGGTCGGCGGGTTGACCCACCGTGACCAGATGGTCGGTCCGTGGCAGGTGCCGGTCGCGGACGTGGCCGTGACGCTCGCCGACCACGTGGGCTTCAGCGGCGAGGCCATGGCCAGCGGCGAGCGCACCCCGCTGGCCGCGGTCGACGCGCCCGCCTCGGGCCGGATGGCCGTGGGCGAGGCGATCACGAACCTGCTCGCCGCCCCCATCGACCTGCCGGGCGTCAAGCTGTCGTGCAACTGGATGGCCGCCTGCGGCGAGGACGGCGAGGACGCCGCCCTCTACGACACGGTCCACGCCGTCGCGATGGAGCTGTGCCCCGCGCTGGGCATCTCGGTGCCGGTCGGCAAGGACTCCCTGTCGATGCGGACCCGCTGGACCGACGAGTCCGGCGAGGACAAGCAGGTCACGGCGCCCGTCTCGCTCGTCGTCACCGCGTTCGCCGCGCTGCCCGACGTACGTGGCACGGCCACACCCGAGCTGCCCGCCGACGCGGCGCTGCTGCTGGTCGACCTGGGCGCCGGCCGCAACCGGTTGGGCGGGTCGATGCTGGCGCAGGTGCGCGGCGAGTTCGGAGGCCGGGTGCCCGACCTGGACGATCCCGCCCGCCTCGTGTCCCTCGTCGACGGCGTCAACGCGCTGCGTGAGGCCGGCCTGCTGCAGGCGTACCACGACCGCTCCGACGGAGGCCTGTGGGCAGCCGTGTGCGAGATGGCGTTCGCCGGCGGCGTGGGTGTCGACCTCGACGTCGACGACCTGGCCGCACTGTTCAGCGAGGAACTCGGCGCGGTCCTGGCCGTTCCGGCGGTCCGTGTGGACGAGGCGACGGAACTGCTCGCCCGGCACGGCCTCGGTGAGCTGACGCGGCGCGTCGGCACGTCGACGACCGACCGGCTCGTCCGCGTCCCGGGCCTGGGGCTCGAGGAGTCGCTGACCGAGCTGGCGCAGACGTGGGACGAGGTCTCGTGGCGCATCTCCCGGCTGCGCGACAACCCCGAGTGCGCCGACGCCGAGCACGCCTCGATCGGCGCGCCCGAGCCGCTGCTGACCCTCGAGACGACCTTCGACCCGACGGACGACGTGTCGGCCCCGTACCTCGTGGGCCGCGCGCGCCCCCGGGTGGCGATCCTGCGTGAGCAGGGTGTCAACTCCCACGTCGAGACGGCGTACGGCTTCGCCCGCGCCGGCTTCGACACGTACGACGTGCACATGACCGACCTGCAGTCCGGCCGGTTCGACCTGTCCGACGTGGTCGGCCTGGCCGCCTGCGGCGGGTTCTCCTACGGCGACACCCTGGGCGCCGGTGAGGGCTGGGCCCGGTCCGTGTTGTTCAACCCGGCCCTGACCGAGGCGTTCGCCGGCTTCTTCTCCCGGCCCGACACCTTCGGCATCGGCATCTGCAACGGGTGCCAGATGTTCGCGGCGCTCGCCGACCTGATCCCCGGCGCCGAGGCGTGGCCGCGGTTCACGCGCAACGTCTCGGAGCAGTACGAGGCGCGGCTTGCGCTGGTCGAGGTCCTGGACTCGCCGTCGATCTTCTTCTCCGGCATGGCCGGGTCGAAGGTGCCGATCGCGGTCGCGCACGGCGAGGGGTTCGCGAACTTCTCGGTGCGCGGCGACGCCGAGACGGTGCACCGCGCGGCGCGGTTCGTCGACGTGCAGGGGCGGGTCGCCACCGCGTACCCCGCCAACCCGAACGGGTCGCCCGACGGACTCACCGCCGTGACGACCCCCGACGGTCGGTTCACGGCGATCATGCCGCACGCCGAGCGGGTGCAGCGCAACGTGCAGATGTCCTGGACGGCCGGGGACCTCTCCGCGGAGAGTCCGTGGCTGCGGATGTTCCGCAACGCCCGGGTGTGGGTCGACTGAGGTCCGCAGCGGCCAGCGCGCATAGTTCCATCGGGCGGTTTTGCTCGCGCGGCTTCGGCTCCCCTTCACATCCGCGTACTCTCGGAATGTGGCCCTGTACCCCCCCGGCGAACGCATGAGCGAGCCGCTCGACGACCGGCTGCGCGATGATGCTGCGCTGGCCGAGATCGAGTTGACCTCTCGTCTCATGATCGCCGCGTCGGGTGCCGCGGCCCCGCTCAGCCAAGCGGAGATCGACGTCCTCCTGGGCGTCGATCCGCGCCCCTGACCGCCTCGGTTGACGGCGTGTTCTGCTGAGCGCCTACGATGAGAGAGTCTGCCCGCCCCCTTCCGAGGAGCCCACGCGTGCGTTTTCGCATTCGACCGGTCGAGTCCACGTTCTACGACCTGTTCACCGAGTCGGCCAACCATCTGGTGGCGGGTGCCGCCATCGTTGCGCGGATCCTCGACCCCGAGACCGACAAGACCGCCCTCGCCGCTCAGATGAACGACGCCGAGCACGCGGCCGACGACACCACCCACGCGATCATCAAGCTGGTGAACAGCACGTTCATCACCCCGTTCGACCGTGAGGACATCTACGCCCTGGCCAGTGGTCTCGACGACGTCATGGACTACATGGAGGAGGTCGTCGACAGCACGGCCCTCTATGGCGTGACCGAGTTCCCCGAGGCCATGGCTGCCCAGATCCAGGTGCTCCAGACCGCCGCCAACGTCACCGCCGAGGCCATGCCCCGACTGCGGACGATGAAGGATCTCGAGGAGTTCTGGATCGAGATCAACCGCCTCGAGAACGAGGGCGACCGCAACCACCGCCGCATGCTCGCCGACCTGTTCGACGGCAACTACAAGGCGATGCAGGTGCTCAAGCTCAAGGACATCGTGGAAGCGGTCGAGCACGCGATCGACGCGCTCGAATCTGTGGCCAACACGGTGGAGCAGATCGCGGTCAAGGAGTCCTGAGTGGACCTCGTCACCGTCATGGTGATCACGGTCGTCGTGATCGCCCTCGTGTTCGACTACACGAACGGTTTCCACGACGCCGCCAACGCGATCGCCACCTCGGTGTCGACGCGCGCCCTCACGCCCCGCGTGGCACTGGCGATGGCGGCCGTCCTGAACTTCGTCGGTGCCTGGCTGGGTGTCGAGGTCGCCAAGACGATCCAAGGCATCATCGACATCGATGGGCTCAACAGCGTCACCGATGCCGACCGGGCCCATGCGCTGACGATCGTCCTGGCGGCACTCGTCGGCGCGATCACCTGGAACCTCATCACGTGGTACTTCGGCATCCCCTCGTCGTCCTCGCACGCCCTGATCGGCGGCATCGTCGGTGCCGGTCTGGCGTCCTCGACCGTCGTGCACTGGGACACGATCATCGACAAGGTCGCGATCCCGATGGTGCTGAGTCCGGCGTTGGGCTTCATGCTGGCCTTCGGCCTGATGACCGCCCTGATGTGGATCTTCCGCCGTGCCATGCCGTCACGCATCAACCGCGGATTCCGGCACGCGCAGACGGTCTCGGCCGCGGGCATGGCGCTGGGCCACGGCCTGCAGGACGCCCAGAAGACGATGGGCATCATCGTGCTCGCTCTCGTGGCCGGTGGCTTCCACACCGGGGACGACGTGCCCCTGTGGGTCATCGTCGCCGCGGCCAGCGCGATCGCCGCGGGCACGTACTCCGGCGGTTGGCGCATCATGCGCACGCTCGGCCGGCGCATCATCGAGCTCGATCCGCCGAAGGGCTTCGCTGCCGAGGCCACGGCCGCCAGCGTCCTCTACGTCATGGCGATCGGCCTGCACGCTCCGGTCTCGACGACGCACACGATCACCTCGGCGATCATGGGTGCGGGCGCCACCAAGCGCTTCAGCGCCGTCCGGTGGGGCGTGGCCAAGGGCATCGTCGTCGCCTGGGTGGTCACCATGCCCGCCGCCGCCCTGGTCGCTGCCGTGTTCTACTTCGTCGCCCGTCCGTTCCTGCCTTGATGGGCCGAGCGCGCTCGCTTCGCTTCGCGCTCACTCCCGGCTCCGCAGGCCCGGCCCCCTCGTCGCTGCGCTCCTCGCCATGGCGAGGAGCGCACGGCTGACGGATCAGCCGAAGCGGCCCTGGATGTAGGCCTCGGTCGCGGGGTCGTCGGGGTTGGCGAACATCTTCTCCGTCGGCCCCAGCTCGACCAGCCGGCCCGGCTGGCCCACGCCGGCCAGGTTGAAGAACGCCGTCTGGTCCGAGACCCGCGCCGCCTGCTGCATGTTGTGGGTGACGATCACGATCGTGTAGTCGGTCTTGAGCTCGTGGATCAGGTCCTCGATCACGCTGGTCGAGATCGGGTCCAGCGCCGAGCAGGGCTCGTCCATCAACAGGACCTCGGGCTCGACCGCGATGGCGCGCGCGATGCACAGCCGCTGCTGCTGTCCGCCCGAGAGCCCCGAGCCCGGGCGGTCCAGCCGGTCCTTCACCTCGGCCCACAGGCCCGCGCTGCGCAGCGACTGCTCGACGATGTCGTCGGCCTCGGACTTCTTCATCCGCTTGCTGTTCAGTCGCTGTCCCGCCAGCACGTTCTCCGAGATCGACATCGTGGGGAACGGGTTGGGCCGCTGGAACACCATGCCGATCTTGCGGCGGACGTTCACCGGGTCCATCTCGGGCGCGTAGAGGTCCTCGCCGTCGACCAGGACCTTGCCCTCGACGTGGGCGCCCCGGATGACCTCGTGCATGCGGTTGAGCGAGCGCAGGAAGGTCGACTTGCCGCAACCGGACGGGCCGATGAACGCCGTGACGGCGCGGGCGGGGATGGTGATGTTGACGTCCTGCACGGCGAGGAAGTCCGAGTAGTAGATGTTCAGGTCGGTGACGTCGATGCTCTTGGCCATGGTGGGGTCCTTCCGGGAGGTCAGCGCTCGCCCTGCGGCGAGAAGAAGTGGGAGACGAGGCGCGCGACGAGGTTGAGCGCCATGACGATCAGCAGCAGCACGAGCGCCGCGCCCCAGGCGCGTTCGATGCTCGGCTCGGCCGGGACGCCGGGGTTCATCAGCGCCGAGTAGGTGAAGACCGGCAGTGTCTGCATGCGGCCGTCGAAGAGGTTGAAGTTCACCGAGTCGGTCATGCCGGCGATGATCAGCAGCGGCGCGGTCTCGCCGATGACCCGGGCGATCGCCAGCGTGATGCCGGTGACGATGCCGGCCAGGGCGGTCGGCAGGACCACCTTCACGACGGTGCGCCACTTGGGCACGCCCAGGGCGTAGGAGGCCTCGCGCAGCTCGTTCGGGACCAGCTTGAGCATCTCCTCGCACGAGCGGACGACCACGGGGATCATCAGCACGGACAGCGCCACCGAGCCGCCGATGCCCAGCCGCACGCCCTCGCCGAAGAAGAGCACGAACAGCGAGTAAGCGAACAGGCCCGCGACGATCGACGGGATGCCCGTCATGACGTCGACCAGGAACCGGATCGCCGACGCGAGCCGGCTGTCGTTGCCGTACTCGATCAGGTAGATCGCGGTGAAGAGCCCGATCGGCACCGAGATCACGGCGGCAGCGCCGGTGATCAGCAGCGTGCCGATGATCCCGTGGTAGATCCCGCCGCCCTCGCCGACGACATTGCGCATCGAGTAGCTGAAGAACTCCGCCGAGAGCGCGCTGGTGCCCTTGCCGACCACCGTGATCAGGATGCTCACCAGCGGGATGAGGGCCAGCACGAAGGCGCTCGCGACCAGGTGCGTGACCAGGCGGTCGGTGGCCTTGCGGCGTCCCTCCACGACCGTCGACCACACGGGCACGATCGCGGCGACGCACCAGGCCAGCAGGATGCCGCGGACGGCCCCCAACGGGGTGAGGAAGCCCGCCAGTGCCGTGACGGCGGCGAGCGTCCACAGGACGGGCGGTCCCCACGTGGGCAGGCGGCGGCCGCGCAGGTCGGCACCGAGGCCGGTGGTGGCGGGGCGGGTCAGGGTCGTCGTCATCAGTTGGCTCCGGAGAAGTCCTTGCGGCGGTTCACGATGGCCCGCGCCGCGAAGTTGACGGCGAACGTGATCACGAACAGCACCAGGCCGGTCGCGATCAGGCCGTTGACGGTGAGGCCGCTGGCCTCCTTGAAGCTGTGCGCGATGTTGGCCGCGATCGTGGACGGGTTCGTCGAGCTGATCAGGTTGAGGGTGACGACGCCCGAGGCCGACAGGACCATGGCGACCGCCATCGTCTCGCCGAGGGCGCGGCCCAGGGCCAGCATGGCGGCCGAGACGATGCCGGACCGGGCGTACGGCAGGACCGCCATCGTGGTCATCTCCCAGCGCGTGGCGCCCAGGGCGAGCGCCGCCTCCTCGTGCAGACGGGGCGTCTGCAGGAAGATCTCGCGGCAGATCGCGGTCATGATCGGCAGCACCATGATCGCCAGCACGAGCGCGGCCGTCAGGATCGTGCGGCCCGTGGCGGACGCCGGGCCGGCGAACAGCGGGATGAACCCGAGGTGCTCCTCCAGCCACGCGTAGACCGGTTGCATCGCCCCGGCCAGCGTCACCATGCCCCAGGCGCCGTAGACGACGCTGGGCACGGCCGCGAGCAGGTCGATCACGTAGCCGATCGGCGCGGCGAGGCGGCGCGGTGCGTAGTGGCTGATGAACAGCGCGACGCCGATGGCGACGGGCGTCGCCATCAGCAGTGCCAGCGCGGCGGCCCAGAGCGTGCCGAAGACCAGGGGACCGACGTAGGGCAGGAACGATGTGCCGTACTTGACCTCGTCCGGCGACGCCGTGATGCCCGGCAGGCCACGGATGGCCAGGAAGATCGCAACCCCGGCCAGGGTGGCCAGGATCAGCAGGGCGGCGCCGCGGGACAGGCCGGCGAAGACCCGGTCGCCCGGACGCTGCGGCGGCGTGGTGCGCGGTCGTGGTTCGGTCGTGCTGCTCACGTGGAGCCCTTCCTTGCTCGGATGGTGGGCTGGAGCCCATGACCCGGCCGAGAGCGTGTGCCCTCGGCCGGATCGAAGGCGTCAGCCGATCGTGTCGACGGCGGTCTTGACCTTGGCGGCGAAGCTCTCCGACAGGGGAGCCGAGCCGGCGGCCTTCTCGCTGGCCTGCTGGCCCTCGGGCGACGCGACGTAGGTCAGCCAGGACTTCACCAGCTCGGCCTCCTTCGCGTCCTCGTACGTCTGGCAGGCGATCTGGTACGAGACCAGGACGACGGGGTAGACCCCGGCGGCGTCGGTCGTACGGTCGATCTTCAGCGCGATGTCGGTCTCGGCGCGGCCCGGCTCGGCCTCCGCCGTGTCGAGCACCTTGGCGGCCGCCTCCTCGGTGGGACCGACGTACTCATCGCCGACCTTCACCTGCGCCGTGCCGAGGTCGCCGGCCTGGCTGGCGTCCGCGTAGCCGATGGTGCCCTGGCCGGCCTTGACCGCCGAGACCACGCCCGACGTGCCGTCGGCGGCCTCGCCGCCCTTGAGCGGCCAGGTCTCGACGACGCCGCCGCTCCAGGAGCCACCCGACGCCTCGGTCAGGTAGTCGGTGAAGTTCTTGGTGGTGCCCGAGTCGTCCGCGCGGTGCACCGTGGTGATCTTGGTGTCGGGCAGGTCGGCGTCCGGGTTCAGCTCGGCGATCGCCGGGTCGTCCCACTGCTTGATCTTGCCCTCGAAGATCGCGCCGAGCGTCGCCGCGTCGAGCCGCAGGTCCTTGACGCCGTCGAGGTTGTAGATGACGGCGATGGGGCTGACGTAGACCGGGACGGACACGACGTCGGAGCCGCAGCGCTCCTTCGCGGCCGCGAGCTCCTCGCCCTCCAGGTAGGCGTCGGAGCCCGCGAAGGACAGGCCGCCGGCGATGAACTGCTCACGGCCGCCGCCGGAGCCGACCGGGTCGTAGTTGACGGTGACGTCCGGGTTCGCGGTCTGGAAGCCCTGCCTCCACGCGCCGACCGCGGACTCCTGCGAGCTGGCGCCCCCGCCGTTGAGCGTTCCGCTGAGCGAGCTGGCGGACGCGCCGTCCGCCGAGGCGGACTCGTTGCCGGCCCCACAGGCGGCCAGGCCGAACAACAACGTGGAGCTGGCTGCCGTGGCGGCCAGGGTGCGCATGGACTTGCGGTTCACGGGTGTTCCCTCTCTGCGAACAAGTGACTCGGGGCGGAATGCCTCGGTCACCGTCACCGTAGGAATCGCAGGTGTATCGGTGCTGCGACGAGGGTGAACGGAAGGTGAACCGTCGGGGAATCTCCGGCGGCGGTGTCGGCGGTCAGATCAGCTCGGAGGCCAGGACCTTGCCCTTGCGGTGGTGGACGACCAGTCCACGCCCGGCCGGCAGCACCGGTCCGCTGATG
Above is a window of Aeromicrobium senzhongii DNA encoding:
- the purL gene encoding phosphoribosylformylglycinamidine synthase → MSRDVELTVVEGGNALSPFRARALLSRLQEVAPGLTGVRARHVHWIASERPLDAAVVETLSRLLDYGDPAEGGPDGTLVVVGPRLGTISPWSSKATDIVHNCGIDVRRVERVTEYTLTGAEPTAEQLRACADVLHDRMTETALTSREAAADLFDEREAEPMQRIDVLGGGRAALEQANTEFGLALSDDEIDYLVESFGDLRRNPTDVELMMFAQANSEHCRHKIFNADFVVDGEPQDRSLFAMIRHTEQVAGHGTVVAYKDNASIMQGGPATRWLPESADRPSRYTAREDEVHVLMKVETHNHPTAISPYPGAATGAGGEIRDEGATGRGSQPKAGLTGFVVSNLHLPGTDEPWETEQYGRPEHIASPLDIMTEGPIGAAAFNNEFGRPGLGGFFRVYEQTVDGVRRGYHKPIMSAGGLGSISAEMTEKIAFPSGTLLVQLGGPGMRIGMGGSAASSKAAGANAAELDFDSVQRGNPEIERRAQEVINHCWSLGEDNPILSIHDVGAGGLSNAFPELVDDAGVGATFDLASVPVLETGLAPKEIWCNESQERYVLAIAPESLERFAALAERERCPFAVVGVARDDAQLVVTAADPADESPVDMPLEVLLGKPPKMTRDATRVERSTAELDLAGIDVREAAHAVLRHPSVASKRFLVTIADRTVGGLTHRDQMVGPWQVPVADVAVTLADHVGFSGEAMASGERTPLAAVDAPASGRMAVGEAITNLLAAPIDLPGVKLSCNWMAACGEDGEDAALYDTVHAVAMELCPALGISVPVGKDSLSMRTRWTDESGEDKQVTAPVSLVVTAFAALPDVRGTATPELPADAALLLVDLGAGRNRLGGSMLAQVRGEFGGRVPDLDDPARLVSLVDGVNALREAGLLQAYHDRSDGGLWAAVCEMAFAGGVGVDLDVDDLAALFSEELGAVLAVPAVRVDEATELLARHGLGELTRRVGTSTTDRLVRVPGLGLEESLTELAQTWDEVSWRISRLRDNPECADAEHASIGAPEPLLTLETTFDPTDDVSAPYLVGRARPRVAILREQGVNSHVETAYGFARAGFDTYDVHMTDLQSGRFDLSDVVGLAACGGFSYGDTLGAGEGWARSVLFNPALTEAFAGFFSRPDTFGIGICNGCQMFAALADLIPGAEAWPRFTRNVSEQYEARLALVEVLDSPSIFFSGMAGSKVPIAVAHGEGFANFSVRGDAETVHRAARFVDVQGRVATAYPANPNGSPDGLTAVTTPDGRFTAIMPHAERVQRNVQMSWTAGDLSAESPWLRMFRNARVWVD
- the pstB gene encoding phosphate ABC transporter ATP-binding protein PstB; translation: MAKSIDVTDLNIYYSDFLAVQDVNITIPARAVTAFIGPSGCGKSTFLRSLNRMHEVIRGAHVEGKVLVDGEDLYAPEMDPVNVRRKIGMVFQRPNPFPTMSISENVLAGQRLNSKRMKKSEADDIVEQSLRSAGLWAEVKDRLDRPGSGLSGGQQQRLCIARAIAVEPEVLLMDEPCSALDPISTSVIEDLIHELKTDYTIVIVTHNMQQAARVSDQTAFFNLAGVGQPGRLVELGPTEKMFANPDDPATEAYIQGRFG
- a CDS encoding DUF47 domain-containing protein, which produces MRFRIRPVESTFYDLFTESANHLVAGAAIVARILDPETDKTALAAQMNDAEHAADDTTHAIIKLVNSTFITPFDREDIYALASGLDDVMDYMEEVVDSTALYGVTEFPEAMAAQIQVLQTAANVTAEAMPRLRTMKDLEEFWIEINRLENEGDRNHRRMLADLFDGNYKAMQVLKLKDIVEAVEHAIDALESVANTVEQIAVKES
- a CDS encoding ABC transporter ATP-binding protein, which codes for MTDAAVEVRELVVQRGGRTVLDGLDLTIPAGRITGLLGPSGCGKSTLIRSLAGVQVVRSGTVDVLGGAGGSPLNRRRVGYVTQASSVYDDLTVTQNLAYFAAIHDVGADRIDEVLESVDLADRRHQLTRDLSGGQRARVSLAAALLPSPDVYLLDEPTVGLDPVLRRDLWRMFAELAQAGATLLVSSHVMDEADRCDEVLLMRQGRIIAHDTPDGLRAATGTTDIESAFLALATSDEP
- a CDS encoding inorganic phosphate transporter; translation: MVITVVVIALVFDYTNGFHDAANAIATSVSTRALTPRVALAMAAVLNFVGAWLGVEVAKTIQGIIDIDGLNSVTDADRAHALTIVLAALVGAITWNLITWYFGIPSSSSHALIGGIVGAGLASSTVVHWDTIIDKVAIPMVLSPALGFMLAFGLMTALMWIFRRAMPSRINRGFRHAQTVSAAGMALGHGLQDAQKTMGIIVLALVAGGFHTGDDVPLWVIVAAASAIAAGTYSGGWRIMRTLGRRIIELDPPKGFAAEATAASVLYVMAIGLHAPVSTTHTITSAIMGAGATKRFSAVRWGVAKGIVVAWVVTMPAAALVAAVFYFVARPFLP
- the pstA gene encoding phosphate ABC transporter permease PstA, translating into MTTTLTRPATTGLGADLRGRRLPTWGPPVLWTLAAVTALAGFLTPLGAVRGILLAWCVAAIVPVWSTVVEGRRKATDRLVTHLVASAFVLALIPLVSILITVVGKGTSALSAEFFSYSMRNVVGEGGGIYHGIIGTLLITGAAAVISVPIGLFTAIYLIEYGNDSRLASAIRFLVDVMTGIPSIVAGLFAYSLFVLFFGEGVRLGIGGSVALSVLMIPVVVRSCEEMLKLVPNELREASYALGVPKWRTVVKVVLPTALAGIVTGITLAIARVIGETAPLLIIAGMTDSVNFNLFDGRMQTLPVFTYSALMNPGVPAEPSIERAWGAALVLLLIVMALNLVARLVSHFFSPQGER
- a CDS encoding ABC transporter permease; amino-acid sequence: MSGALATALRVVWQLRHDPRSVVMLLLLPTILLLLFRYVFDHQPEVFARVGPQMLALFPFILMFLITSVTMVRERTSGTLERLLTTPLPRGGLIGGYALAFSLVALVQSAISLAVGQWALDLGLDRPWEGLVFAILGSVVGTALGLLASAFARTEFQAVQFMPLAIIPQILVCGLLVPVDQMPDVLRWLSVVMPLTYATDAFTSLAAGETSGERVTDLLVLIAFAIGSVALASLTLRRRTP